The segment tttttttacagtcaAATGAATAATGCACCATTTGTAAGACCAGTAGTTCAACAAGAATACAGTAGCGACGGTGATACTGAAGACGAATAACACTCGGCAGCCGCAATATGTTGAGCCAACTGGTAAGCATCATAATTCGTGTCTTTATGACTTTGTATGTCGTCATCGtactcttttaaaaatatgctgTAGGGGTTTTAAATGATCTCTCAAAATATATgtctattttaaaataaatctttattgttaatttattaatttgttatgTATGCcgcgtatataaatttttataagtgttataaatattatacttcaATACAATACCCactttttttgacaatttttttttttttatagaatacattaatttaaatagttcaaaaaataataaattacgtgCGTAGAGgatgaaaatattgaatttgtatagAGAAagctgtttattttttttttttacaggttTCGCAACTAAGCAGGAAATAATTCCACGGGACTTTTCATCACCTTGTGCTATGTACTGACATGTACGTCAATAACTAATCGATAAatcagtaatttattaattattttcaaaattaccaGTATAAAAAGAccccttaattattatttttatttttatttatttattaaaaaattatttatatttttgaatagatgGAAATATAAAAGTATCATAGCTAGACAATCAAATTACAAGTAGTCTCTaggtatatataatttttttaattaattactttactttatattatttctttataattatttatttgatagaaaaaaaaatttaatgcgaAATCGAACTCCTGGTTTGGAAAATTAACGAGTgtcaatgtagcagacatcagaaaaatttataattataaataaataatttaaaaaataatatttgaaaaaaatgcactcattaatttaaaaattttttaaatgcgcatttttttttaattttagtttattaattatttgctctaattattaatttaaaatttttctgatgtctgctacattcacactcacggaaaattattataattttgtctgaatttttaaaattaaaattaaacctTCGATCTTTAAAAGTCTATGAATATTTAAGGCGTTATTATAAAATCGAATTTAATATATCGAGTAGCaggaaaaaattaacatgCGCATTAATAAGCGTCATTGGCCTAGTtactactttttaaataaaaatgtatctctactatatattttctagttatgaatttgtttgtttattttatatttaaaaactccCGCCAATTGACAAAGttgtgatttttatttttaaataaaaattgaactgataaaaatttttactttactgtttatttaaatttgccggtaataaatatttttatttttactagaaTTTTTAAGTagaaatgaatattaatataaaaaatataaatatataaactgatgaaatgaatgataaaaaaaaaacaattagattTTCTCTCGtctatgataaatataaaatttttttcttacaaaaggggtctaaaaattaaaaaaaaagcccgggaaataataaaattgtttgtcatttaaataaaattatcaaggtggtgaaaagaaaaaaataattgttacagAATATCATAgcgattgtaaaattttgtcatgtatttgtttattgattgttaattatttttatcattgttaaaaatatatttatttatgttaatcGGTACTctgaattaataattgtaaataaatattaatttatgagtgataaattaaaaattataaacaggAATCATTTTAacccatttatttattatcatttttttttatctaaaccgaaaagtttttttttaaaatcaattttataaatgatttttgaaaatgtagatcttatttagttataaattatagcgaattttattctttactaaACTTGTAAGCGTTAAATtagataattgtaaaaaaaaactgttattTAGAAACGtaagtccataaaaaaaattttaaataataaaatatacaaaataattcattatttattaagactattaatatatatatataaataatggtgttaattatatatttatatgcttTAATTCATTTCCctctattatttaaactaagaaaatttacgaaaaatatatatgaaggcattctcagacagtgcccgccactttttgtaaaatttgaatgaaaactgtcataagcgtatcaaaattttatcaatatttttataaatattattttttaaattatttatcctatttatttagaattttaaatttgtctgaaattttaaatttagtgtCGGAGTTTTCAGTGATTTGAATTTAAGCCACGCCCGCCGAGTGAAAGCAGCGCCACTCTGCCGTCATAGGCTGCTGTTCGGTAATGAGATCTGACAAACTGGCTCACGCAGTCTGGTGGTAAAAAGTCAAACTAATGATAGCTTACACAGACGAGTAAATGCATGCTGCTAAAATCATCAGGAAATGCATGCTgttaacaaattattaattaagaaatgaaaaattaaatggaaGTTGGAATATTCAGagaacataaaaattaaaaaaaatgcattttatAGTTTGACATgaaatcaaagttttgcaaaacaagtATTATTCCTTCAATTATTCAATCATCattgaaattgattttaaatttttttgctgattTTTGCAAGAATGTaactttgtgaaaaataatcgtaacgagatttttaaaaaatgcatttcaTAGTTTGACATgaaatcaaagttttgcaaaacaaatattattccttcaattattcaatcatcattgaaattgattttaaatttttttgctgattTTTGCAAGAATGTaactttgtgaaaaataatcgtaacgagatttttaaaaaatgcatttcaTAGTTTGACATgaaatcaaagttttgcaaaacaaatattattccttcaattattcaatcatcattgaaattgattttaaatttttttgctgattTTTGCAAGAATGTaactttgtgaaaaataatcgtaacgagatttttaaaaaatgcatttcaTAGTTTGACATgaaatcaaagttttgcaaaacaaatattattccttcaattattcaatcatcattgaaattgattttaaatttttttgatgatttttgcAAGAATGTAACTTTGTGaataataatcgtatcgatattttaaaaacatgcGATTTATTGTTTGGCATGAAATCAAAGTTCAGCAAAACATGTATATTgttcctgtaattattcaatcattattaaaatggaaaaataatttttcttttccttttcttctatttttgcgttagttactCAGTAAatgtaggaaaaaaataaaagtctcaaaaaatgtcaaagaaaaaaaaaaggaaaacttTTGTCTCCCGCTATTTGTCATATTTACATGATTGTTGTAGCttcaaaaagatttttaataaaatacatcgaaactagagatttcaagatCAGTGTAAATGTAGTAGAcattacaatttttgaattacatataaaaaaattaaataattaaaattattactaaaattactcccgcagcagcgggagtagttcggtgctcgccactagatcgcgcccacaaTTTggagtgtccctggtaagaaacttatttcagagttcTTAAATTCGCAAATAATAACACATTATTATCAGATGGATGAGACGAACATCTCGTCTGTAAAATCTGTTATTTTTAACTCTAGAGATATAAATATGTTCAATGAATATGTTTTTCTGTGtcaaagtaatattttttagagttaatgtaataatattttactttaatatttgaGTTTGTTGgcacattaaataatttcgttgactattaaatgaatattttattctttgcTGCGCTATCTCAGAACGCTGCTGCTTTGTCTTTTTCAACTGCTGAGAAACCTCATCATACCCAGATTTAGTTTCCTTCAGTTCCGCTTTTAATCTCTCGTTTTCTGTTCGGAGATCTTGCCCTGGAGATGCCGACTCAAATATGATATCGGGGTTCTATTGCCTCCCAACTGACACAATCCTCCTTACCGTAGCGTCCACACCCATGATCGCCTGATGTGTCTCGTCGACAACTCTCCGCGTTGAGTTGACGGATTTTGTTAGCCGCTGGAATCCCTCTTGATTAAAATGCATTGTCAGAATACAATTCATTATAGGGCTGATCACCATTAGCTTCATCCGCCAATCTTTTCGCCATTACGTATGaacttgtaaaaataaaatttcaatatttctaCATCAGAAGgcgctttttttttacgtggTTTCTCCTATAGACCTATAGTTGTCACCACCAGCAGGCTTGCACTTTTTCTTATGCTGGGTATGATTCCAATTGTTGTTGAATTTCTTTCCGCACCTTGGGCATGAAATAACAGTGCCCGAACATTTCTTCTCGTGCTTCGTGACGTTTCTAACACTAGCATAAGTAATTTGACATTTGTCGCAGTAAAAGTTGTCAAAGGGCTTCTGATGATTAACCCAGACGTGCTCCTTAACGAGGCTAGTTATCCAACTTTGGCTGCATATGTTGCAGTAATGTCTGCCTGGTCCGTCCGCGCGGATGACCTCATCCCACTTGATCCGGGAAAATTCATCTTTGCCACAGACCTGATAATACTTGTTTGCCCTGTATATAGCAGGTACTAACAAGCCTGGGATTCCCACGGCGGTGTTTGTAGGATCATCGAATTCCGCTTGCCAGTCCCGGTCTTGCTGGTAATCCGGTTCTTCGTCATCACTTGCGTTGTCATCTTCTCTTCCCCTGGCCCCATCTTGGTCATCTGACTCTTTCTTGGTTTGGGGTGTTGTCGCCACTTCCTCCGTCATCACTTTCAGTGACGATTTTGGAGTAGTCCCCGTCATTGGagttttcaatatatttttctgtgtcaaaataatattttttgagttaatgtaataatatttgactttaatatttgagTTTGTTGgcacaataaattaatttcgttGACTATTAAATGGATATTTTATCATCTTTGCTGCACTATCCCTTAAACTGTGACCGCgcaaacattaaaaatatttaatcggcGCGCATAAACAATTTGAGCGTCAAAACTAAACATCCCAACTAGCACATTTGCCTTTGAAacatctataagatatcaGTTTTTAGGCTACTTTTTGATATATCGAAAAGGCATCTAAGTGTTGACAaaacgatcagaaatttatgtcaccgaaaaaatgtCTACTTAAAAGACGCAACACAAGTGATGACAgaagtaaattacaattagtggtaaaataagtaatctaAACGACTTTTCAATTGAAATAAGACAGGAAAAACAACACAACTCTTCTCTGTCTTCGGAACCAACATTTGCATGTCGTATTTATACTAAAAAAGATGACTttgggacaaaaaaaaaatttgtcttgtcctTTTTAAAGACAACTTTAAGGGGTatagccactgtgaaatttaaaaaaaaaaatttttttttttttaattaaatcaaagtgtatatgttcaaaaatatgtatttaaagttttatatgaaaattccgaatatttttcaagttataatcatttttgtgacagcgcgtcaactgaccgctgcatcgactaaaaacttttaacgcgtttttctcgaactacttttttttaactggtggcatctgtaatttgcataaatatcaaccgattcgcaacttttttttttgccgtattcgtctattcagtagctaTAGTTGCacataggggattttgaaagttttgatttttaagattttttagggctgtttgaatccaaaaaaatgagaaaaaataacgaaaaaatttttaatatgtcgccatttattttcgaattcaaattttcaaaatcccctatgtacaacgataaccacatgcatacagattacaacgccgtttggtttttttgtttctgataatccgtttttgagttagagatgacaccgtggtgggaaatttttttgttgctccacaaaaatgcttataactttgtaacaacatgatattttttaatgaaaatttaggagaattatcttcaatgtatactttagtaaacaaaaaaaacccgatccccaaattcctttattattccagtcaaaaaaattcccgaaaatcacctattttttcgatcctcacagtggctatcccccttaagacatcttaaagttgtctctgtgctacttgggttGTTTAGTTTTGACGTTTGAATTTTCCTAGATGGCAGTTTTGTCGAAACTATACCACGTGGTCCACGCGTCCGACTTAGACGTCAAAATCAACGTCGAGCGTCAGCTTGAAATTGCACCTGTCTCTTCTTTTGTCATTTTTCTGTCACCGAAACGTGACCTTCTTGGCACAGGTCACTTCAGGGCCATtagccataaaaaaaaacacttgaccTTCTAAATTGACAtttgtcaaaataaattaatatctcggcataaatttaatggagtattaattaaattataaattagtcattgaaaaaattaaaaatggacccaattaatttaaataatttgagtaATGATGAGCTAACCAAAATTCTCGATTCATTTGATAACATTCTCACTGATTGTGATGGTaagtttttatacatatacatatttgcattaatcatttatttagtacttgacatttaaattaaattgttaatttaaaaaatttataagtaatgtgattttttaaataaaaataattattttatttgtaggGGTACTTTGGCATCACAATAATCCGATCGCCGGAGCTGCTGAGGTTATGAGCGCCTTTGATAGGCtaggaaaaaaagtattttacatAACAAACAACAGTACTAAATCGTGCGaagaatttattgataaatttcgtagtttaaattttcccgcaaatgataaaaatattttgtgtacTTCATATTTGGTCGCAAGGTATCTGaaggataaaaattttcaaaaaaaagtttacatgATTGGATCTTcaggttaaaatttttttttttttaagatcctgaagttaacggACAATTAACGTGACACTGAAACGAGCTTACGTctgaatgtttaaaaaaattgcacatcattttttaaattttctacatgtgcatattttttttttttaattgaaaaaatattcgagaattattgtctgctaacttcagtatcattttcttaacttaataatttaattaattaaattaatcaagcgtttattaattataaatatatatatatttatatgtatattttttttcattaggaatCGCTAAAGAACTTGACAAAGCCGGTATCCCACATGTTGGATTAGGTAAAGATCCAATAACATCAGATGACGTATCATTACTCCTTAGTTACTTCAAACCAGACCCAGAAGTTGGTGCCGTCGTCGTAGGATTcgatttacattttaattatctcaaaattttgaaagccgcaacttttttaaataacaaagatGTCGAATTTATTGCAACCAATACCGATGAACAATTTCCTGGAgacaataatataataataccaGGTACTcattttccattttatttttaggaaACAGAGTGGCCACAAATCGGGAAGATAGGGAATCATCAAGGAATTTAATGCAATCGGGAAATATCAGAGAATTTGGAAAAGTATCCGAGAATTTAATTGCGgcagtttaaaattaaaaaattgcacgttTCCA is part of the Microplitis mediator isolate UGA2020A chromosome 11, iyMicMedi2.1, whole genome shotgun sequence genome and harbors:
- the LOC130677916 gene encoding glycerol-3-phosphate phosphatase — its product is MDPINLNNLSNDELTKILDSFDNILTDCDGVLWHHNNPIAGAAEVMSAFDRLGKKVFYITNNSTKSCEEFIDKFRSLNFPANDKNILCTSYLVARYLKDKNFQKKVYMIGSSGIAKELDKAGIPHVGLGKDPITSDDVSLLLSYFKPDPEVGAVVVGFDLHFNYLKILKAATFLNNKDVEFIATNTDEQFPGDNNIIIPGTGSLVKCVETCAERKPTVMGKPSTYISEMLAKNYKINPERTLMIGDRANTDILLGKRCNYKTLLVLTGVSTAGQMEKWKKSSDPNDHELVPSYYANSIGDLLPCLENKLKN